In Phaeobacter piscinae, one genomic interval encodes:
- a CDS encoding DUF427 domain-containing protein has protein sequence MTKIQIRKAAGTWVVRSGGAVLGESSNALELSEGDLAPVIYFPRGDIATAFLDRSDKTTHCAGKGDASYYSIVNKSSVTENAVWSYEDPIAAVAEIKDHLAFVTGDTVKVEQI, from the coding sequence ATGACAAAGATCCAAATTCGCAAGGCAGCCGGCACCTGGGTGGTGCGCTCCGGGGGCGCTGTGCTCGGCGAGAGCAGCAACGCGCTTGAGCTGAGCGAGGGCGATCTGGCGCCCGTCATCTATTTTCCGCGCGGTGACATCGCAACCGCATTCCTCGATCGCAGTGACAAAACCACCCATTGCGCGGGCAAGGGCGACGCCAGCTACTATTCCATCGTGAACAAATCCTCGGTGACCGAGAACGCCGTCTGGAGCTATGAAGATCCGATCGCTGCGGTGGCCGAGATCAAGGATCACCTCGCCTTTGTCACCGGAGACACGGTCAAGGTTGAGCAGATCTGA